The Flavobacteriaceae bacterium 3519-10 genome includes a window with the following:
- a CDS encoding Type cbb3 cytochrome oxidase biogenesis protein CcoI; Copper-translocating P-type ATPase: MSENCFHCGQNIIKERIPFDDKVFCCAGCKSVFEILNANDLGTFYELNKRSGIRPDGAQNSQFDYLDTPEIFDKVTDFSEGTTTLVNFKIPVIHCSSCIWLLESLHTLNSNIHYSQVNFTRKTVQISFNSEELKLSELAKFLTNLGYKPVITLESAERKEETYDRSLLLKLAVAGFAFGNGMFFSYPEYAEQLMGTTDFWMEKYKHLFRFITFTLATPVVFYSASGYFQSAWYGLKNKVVNIDVPIVLGIIMLYGRSIYEILTDYGPGYFDTLCGLLFFMLLGKLFQKRTYSALSYDRDYKSFYPIAVTKIDFNGKRENILLSDLEVGHRIMVRNQEIIPVDAILISGEGNIDNSFITGESASVPKKPGDRIFAGGKQVGSALELEVIKTVNQSYLTQLWNKEAFKKHETGLDTLTNTISKYFTFIILGITLIAGIYWSTIDFEKMFQVVAAILIIACPCALALSAPFTFGHVMRILGRNKFYVKDTLTIEKLAKINTLVFDKTGTITHSSEANITFEGEEIGEQDLKNIKTLLKNSNHPLSKSLYDFISVDDEYFPVTNFVEVAGKGYEAEVRGNVYKIGSAKLVGAESKNLETAVFISKNGELLGKFIFKNEYRKNLAGLFRHLKQYAVHILSGDNSSEQQQLKDIIPDSRGMAFNQNPEDKLNYILTLQQNGEKVAMIGDGLNDAGALKQSDIGIAVADDTHAFTPSSDVIMAGEKLPLLNDYLLYAKDAMTIVKMTFAISFFYNIIGLSFAVTGNMSPLFAAIIMPLSSISVVIFTSVATWWRSTKYFKLITN; encoded by the coding sequence ATGTCTGAAAACTGTTTCCATTGCGGCCAAAATATCATTAAAGAGCGGATTCCGTTCGATGACAAAGTTTTCTGCTGCGCAGGATGCAAATCGGTTTTTGAAATCTTAAACGCAAACGATTTAGGAACCTTCTACGAACTTAATAAGCGCTCAGGTATCCGGCCGGACGGTGCACAAAACTCACAGTTTGATTACCTCGATACCCCGGAAATATTCGATAAGGTTACTGATTTCTCAGAAGGCACCACCACGCTGGTCAACTTCAAAATTCCGGTGATCCACTGTTCTTCCTGCATCTGGCTGCTCGAAAGCCTTCATACACTCAACAGCAATATCCATTATTCTCAGGTGAACTTTACGCGGAAAACCGTGCAGATTTCATTTAACAGCGAGGAACTTAAGCTGAGCGAACTTGCCAAATTCCTTACAAATCTAGGCTACAAACCCGTGATCACGCTGGAATCTGCCGAAAGGAAAGAAGAAACCTACGACCGTTCGCTGCTTCTAAAACTTGCGGTGGCGGGCTTTGCATTTGGCAACGGAATGTTCTTCAGTTATCCCGAATATGCGGAACAGCTTATGGGAACCACCGATTTCTGGATGGAAAAATACAAGCATTTGTTCCGCTTCATCACTTTTACTTTAGCTACGCCGGTTGTATTTTATTCTGCTTCAGGATATTTTCAATCAGCATGGTACGGACTTAAAAACAAAGTGGTAAACATTGATGTACCGATTGTTTTAGGAATCATAATGCTTTACGGTAGAAGTATTTACGAAATTCTAACCGATTATGGACCGGGCTATTTTGACACGCTTTGCGGTCTTTTGTTTTTCATGCTTCTCGGCAAACTGTTCCAGAAAAGAACCTACAGCGCACTCTCCTACGACCGCGATTACAAATCTTTTTACCCGATTGCGGTAACCAAAATAGATTTCAACGGCAAACGTGAGAATATTTTACTTTCAGATCTGGAAGTTGGCCACAGAATTATGGTCCGGAACCAGGAAATTATTCCGGTAGACGCCATCTTAATAAGTGGTGAGGGCAATATCGATAACAGTTTCATCACCGGAGAAAGCGCTTCGGTACCCAAAAAACCCGGCGACAGAATCTTCGCTGGAGGAAAACAGGTAGGATCAGCCCTCGAGCTGGAAGTTATTAAAACCGTAAATCAAAGTTATCTAACACAGCTTTGGAACAAAGAAGCTTTCAAGAAACATGAAACCGGTCTCGATACCCTTACGAATACGATTTCAAAATATTTCACGTTCATCATCCTCGGAATAACCCTTATTGCGGGCATTTATTGGTCAACGATAGATTTCGAGAAAATGTTTCAGGTAGTGGCTGCCATATTAATTATCGCGTGCCCATGTGCGCTGGCGCTGTCGGCACCGTTCACATTCGGTCATGTGATGCGGATTCTGGGCAGGAACAAATTTTATGTGAAAGATACGCTCACGATTGAAAAACTTGCAAAGATCAACACGCTTGTTTTCGATAAAACCGGCACCATTACGCACAGCAGTGAGGCAAACATCACTTTTGAAGGTGAGGAAATTGGCGAGCAGGACTTAAAAAACATTAAAACTTTACTTAAAAACTCAAATCATCCGCTTTCGAAATCGCTGTATGACTTCATCAGCGTTGATGATGAATACTTTCCGGTGACGAATTTCGTCGAAGTTGCGGGTAAAGGTTACGAAGCTGAAGTACGTGGAAATGTGTACAAAATCGGTTCGGCTAAGTTGGTCGGAGCAGAGTCGAAAAACCTCGAAACGGCCGTATTTATCAGTAAAAATGGCGAATTACTCGGAAAATTCATATTTAAAAATGAATACCGCAAGAACCTTGCAGGACTTTTCCGCCACCTAAAACAGTACGCGGTTCACATTCTGAGCGGAGACAATTCGTCTGAGCAGCAACAGCTAAAGGATATTATTCCCGATTCGCGGGGTATGGCGTTTAACCAAAATCCAGAAGATAAACTCAACTACATTCTTACCCTGCAGCAAAACGGAGAAAAGGTAGCGATGATCGGTGACGGTCTGAATGATGCTGGAGCGCTGAAGCAGAGCGATATCGGGATTGCTGTGGCCGACGATACACACGCCTTTACACCGTCTTCGGATGTAATTATGGCGGGTGAAAAACTTCCGCTGCTGAATGATTATCTGCTTTATGCAAAAGATGCGATGACCATTGTGAAAATGACGTTCGCGATCAGCTTTTTTTATAACATTATCGGGCTGAGTTTCGCTGTAACCGGCAATATGTCGCCGCTATTTGCTGCGATCATTATGCCGTTGAGTTCAATAAGTGTAGTGATATTCACATCCGTGGCTACATGGTGGCGCAGCACGAAGTATTTTAAACTCATTACAAATTAG
- a CDS encoding Cytochrome c oxidase subunit CcoP — protein sequence MKQRTPVYITILIIVALIMVVCYMFIQSSAFFLSPYFWGTVIIAAIIAMIQHSIGDLVENTKFKTLTEEEKLAYIESKKVPYYKALYDSAFKKQSATEEKDILIDHGFDGIMELDNQLPKWWLGLFYFGVAYCVVYLLAYSFTDFAHPLPEYEEEYQAQIVSIDEYMKNTPPPTIENAAYSPDNIAAGEEVFKTNCVSCHGDGGKGGIGPNLTDNNWINQPEKTLFKNVFHMVENGSQNNPTMQAFGKNNVLSGFDIQNVAAYVYHINQEQPPVTPAAGGAAPQGDPAVWEK from the coding sequence ATGAAACAGAGAACACCGGTTTATATAACCATTCTTATTATAGTTGCCCTAATAATGGTGGTTTGCTATATGTTCATCCAAAGTTCCGCTTTCTTTCTTTCTCCCTATTTTTGGGGAACGGTAATTATTGCGGCTATTATCGCGATGATACAGCACTCGATCGGCGATTTGGTAGAAAACACCAAGTTCAAAACGCTTACCGAGGAAGAAAAACTTGCGTATATCGAGTCCAAGAAAGTACCTTATTACAAGGCGCTTTATGACAGTGCTTTCAAAAAGCAGTCAGCTACTGAAGAAAAGGATATCCTTATCGATCATGGTTTCGACGGAATTATGGAGCTCGACAATCAGTTGCCTAAATGGTGGCTGGGCCTGTTCTACTTCGGGGTAGCATACTGCGTGGTTTATCTGCTGGCGTATTCTTTTACCGATTTTGCGCACCCGTTGCCGGAATATGAGGAAGAATATCAGGCACAAATCGTAAGCATTGATGAATATATGAAGAATACACCTCCGCCTACGATAGAAAATGCGGCTTATTCTCCAGATAACATCGCGGCTGGTGAAGAAGTATTTAAAACAAACTGTGTATCTTGTCATGGTGATGGCGGAAAAGGAGGCATCGGCCCGAACCTTACCGACAACAACTGGATCAACCAGCCTGAAAAAACATTATTTAAAAATGTATTTCACATGGTTGAAAACGGAAGCCAGAACAACCCGACCATGCAGGCATTCGGAAAAAACAATGTCCTTTCCGGGTTCGATATACAGAATGTAGCAGCTTATGTTTATCATATTAACCAGGAGCAACCTCCGGTTACCCCGGCCGCTGGCGGGGCGGCACCGCAGGGAGACCCTGCAGTCTGGGAAAAATAA
- a CDS encoding acyl-CoA thioester hydrolase has protein sequence MGKIKTASESLTVMTNIVLPNETNSLRNLFGGELLAKMDRCASISAARHCERRVVTASVNHVSFNFPIPEGGIVVLESKVSRAFSTSMEIYVDVWLDDPINQTKTHTNEGIYTFVAVDEFNRPIPIPQMEPETEEEILRFDAALRRKELSLIFSGRMKAADSVELKKLFSAV, from the coding sequence ATGGGAAAAATAAAAACAGCGTCAGAATCATTAACGGTGATGACTAACATTGTGTTGCCAAACGAAACCAACTCGCTGCGCAACCTGTTTGGGGGCGAATTGCTCGCAAAAATGGACCGTTGCGCATCGATTTCTGCTGCACGGCATTGCGAAAGACGCGTTGTAACGGCCTCAGTAAACCACGTATCATTTAATTTTCCAATTCCCGAAGGCGGAATTGTAGTTCTGGAATCCAAAGTCTCACGCGCTTTTTCAACCTCAATGGAGATTTACGTCGATGTATGGCTGGATGACCCGATTAACCAGACAAAAACACACACAAACGAAGGTATTTACACTTTTGTGGCTGTAGACGAGTTCAACCGTCCGATACCTATCCCTCAGATGGAGCCCGAAACTGAGGAAGAAATTCTAAGATTTGACGCGGCCTTGCGTCGCAAGGAACTTTCACTAATCTTCTCAGGCCGGATGAAAGCAGCTGATTCTGTAGAACTTAAAAAACTATTTTCAGCAGTTTAA
- a CDS encoding penicillin-binding protein 4*, producing MTAFRRIIFLMILSFLLLSCKKETAQDQNPVSTLPNFGEIELDEIFKGRDNRLKNKDSIVSVIDQYYQKVWMKGDLWGGFLVAKGDEILYESYLGYGQGNKQMPVNDTVALHVASISKSVTAMAAMKLVEARKIELADPVTKFFPKFPYPKVTVFSLLTQRSGLPKYEYFIEKIEPEPAELSKKFLTNQDVLNMLVRYKPELSRQTDTGFMYCNTNYALLALIIEKVTATPFPEAMQQIIFRPLKMKNTYIFQEKDTATAAKSFFQRGPAVYPYDKLDAIYGDKNVYTTPRDLLNFSKAMFAENFLREDLHNMIFEPYSNERPGINNYGIGFRMKIYGNGEKLTYHNGWWHGTNSVFAHLLKSNVTIIAIGNKYSRRVYSSLALSGLFEDFPAETEKLQKIIQGSDTAKNGVAPDPTHGSDTYTE from the coding sequence ATGACAGCATTCCGGAGGATCATATTCCTGATGATTTTAAGTTTCTTACTACTCTCATGCAAGAAAGAAACAGCACAAGATCAAAACCCCGTTTCCACGCTGCCCAACTTTGGGGAGATAGAACTCGACGAAATTTTTAAAGGCAGAGACAACCGGCTTAAAAACAAAGATTCAATCGTATCCGTAATCGACCAATATTATCAGAAGGTATGGATGAAGGGCGATTTGTGGGGCGGATTTCTGGTGGCCAAGGGAGACGAAATTCTATACGAAAGCTATCTTGGCTACGGCCAGGGCAACAAACAGATGCCGGTGAACGATACCGTTGCACTGCACGTGGCCTCAATTTCCAAATCGGTTACGGCGATGGCCGCGATGAAGCTCGTCGAAGCGCGCAAAATAGAACTCGCAGATCCTGTTACAAAATTCTTCCCGAAATTTCCGTATCCAAAAGTTACTGTTTTTTCTCTGCTCACCCAGCGCAGCGGCTTGCCAAAGTATGAATATTTTATTGAAAAGATCGAGCCTGAGCCGGCTGAACTGTCGAAGAAATTCCTCACAAATCAGGATGTGCTGAATATGCTTGTGCGTTACAAGCCTGAGCTTTCACGGCAAACCGACACCGGTTTTATGTATTGCAACACGAACTACGCACTGCTCGCACTCATCATCGAAAAAGTAACCGCCACACCGTTTCCGGAGGCGATGCAGCAGATTATTTTCCGACCGTTAAAAATGAAAAACACCTATATTTTTCAGGAAAAAGATACTGCCACTGCCGCAAAATCGTTTTTTCAGCGTGGGCCGGCCGTTTATCCTTATGACAAGCTTGATGCAATTTATGGCGATAAAAACGTGTATACAACTCCGCGGGATCTTCTGAATTTCTCCAAAGCAATGTTCGCGGAGAATTTCCTGCGTGAAGATCTACACAATATGATCTTTGAGCCTTACAGCAATGAGCGGCCCGGAATAAATAATTACGGCATCGGTTTCCGGATGAAAATTTACGGTAACGGCGAAAAACTTACTTACCACAATGGCTGGTGGCACGGCACCAATTCAGTATTCGCGCATCTGCTTAAATCAAATGTGACAATTATCGCAATTGGAAATAAATATTCGCGACGGGTTTACTCCTCGCTCGCACTTTCGGGGCTGTTTGAAGATTTCCCGGCGGAGACAGAGAAGCTTCAGAAAATTATACAGGGAAGCGACACGGCAAAAAACGGCGTGGCACCGGATCCTACCCACGGCAGCGATACCTACACTGAATAA
- a CDS encoding Cytochrome c oxidase subunit CcoN: MNNKMETQKFSYDNNIVRAFLYATVVFGLVGFLLGLIAALMLFYPELPEFFFGTDDATIVSLQSGNLQGLINSQGAFGFGRIRMLHTSAVIFAFVCNGFFAGAYYSLQRLLKTRMYSDTLSWIHFWGWQLMIVSVVITFLMGINTSKEYAEHEWPIDILITVIWVIFGINMFGTIIKRRVRHLYVAIWFYIGTWVAIAMLHIFNNLEVPLSFVGWKSYSAYAGVKDALVQWWYGHNAVAFVLTTPILGLMYYFLPKAANRPVFSYKLSIIHFWSLIFVYIWAGPHHLQYTAVPGWAQALATGFSIMLIAPSWGGMLNGLLTLRGAWDKVRENPVLKFFVVAITCYGMATFEGPLLATKTLNKIGHYTDWVIGHVHIGALGWNGFMTFGMIYYLLPIMWRTKLWSVKLANWHFWLGTLGIVFYAVPLYVAGFTQGLMWKQFNPDGTLVYKNFLDTVTAIIPYYQMRFVGGLLYISGAILMAVNVVATVRQGSFQKEVPAEAPALGNVGKKRKEGEGYHLWLERTPLIMGILSFVAVAIGGLVEIVPTLAIKDNVPTISAVKPYSPLELEGRDLYIREGCNACHSQMIRPFRDEVVRFNGKNGQYSKAGEFVYDRPFLWGSKRTGPDLHRQGGKNPSSWHYKHMLNPRVTSAGSIMPRYPWLISNDLDRSKMVAKVELMKNAFDVPYTKAQIDSADQWADNQAALIVSQIYSEAADVKKAYADKKAAEGENFTPLEKKEIVALIAYLQRLGTDIKTTEIKTASTQ, encoded by the coding sequence GTGAATAATAAAATGGAAACACAAAAGTTTAGTTATGACAATAATATTGTTCGGGCGTTTCTCTATGCAACCGTTGTTTTCGGCCTCGTAGGGTTTTTGCTTGGGCTCATCGCCGCACTGATGCTTTTCTATCCGGAACTTCCGGAATTCTTCTTTGGAACAGACGATGCAACCATCGTGAGTTTGCAGAGCGGAAATCTTCAGGGTCTTATCAATTCACAGGGTGCGTTTGGCTTTGGCCGTATCCGGATGCTGCACACCAGCGCCGTGATTTTCGCATTTGTGTGTAACGGCTTTTTTGCCGGGGCCTACTATTCACTCCAAAGGCTGCTGAAAACCCGTATGTACAGCGATACCTTATCGTGGATACACTTCTGGGGATGGCAGCTGATGATCGTTTCTGTAGTGATTACCTTCTTAATGGGGATTAACACATCCAAAGAATACGCAGAGCACGAATGGCCTATCGATATCCTGATTACTGTAATCTGGGTGATCTTCGGGATCAATATGTTCGGTACCATTATTAAAAGAAGAGTCCGTCACCTTTATGTAGCTATTTGGTTCTACATCGGTACCTGGGTTGCGATTGCAATGCTTCACATCTTCAATAACCTAGAAGTTCCGTTATCATTTGTAGGCTGGAAATCTTACTCTGCCTATGCTGGTGTAAAAGACGCCTTGGTACAGTGGTGGTATGGCCACAACGCTGTAGCATTCGTACTTACGACTCCAATTCTTGGTTTGATGTATTACTTCCTGCCAAAAGCTGCGAACAGACCTGTATTCTCCTATAAACTTTCAATCATTCACTTTTGGTCACTGATTTTCGTTTACATCTGGGCTGGTCCTCACCACTTGCAGTATACCGCTGTTCCGGGTTGGGCACAGGCGCTCGCGACCGGTTTTTCCATTATGCTTATCGCACCTTCATGGGGTGGTATGCTTAACGGACTTCTTACTTTAAGAGGTGCGTGGGACAAAGTTCGTGAGAATCCGGTACTGAAATTCTTCGTAGTTGCGATTACCTGCTATGGTATGGCAACATTCGAAGGTCCGCTTTTAGCGACAAAAACTTTAAATAAGATCGGTCACTATACAGACTGGGTTATCGGTCACGTTCATATCGGTGCATTAGGCTGGAATGGTTTTATGACATTCGGTATGATCTACTATCTTCTCCCGATTATGTGGAGAACCAAACTATGGTCGGTTAAGCTTGCCAACTGGCATTTCTGGCTCGGTACTTTAGGAATTGTGTTCTACGCTGTACCTTTATACGTTGCAGGTTTCACACAGGGATTGATGTGGAAACAGTTTAATCCGGACGGAACTTTAGTTTATAAAAACTTTCTGGATACCGTTACCGCGATTATTCCTTATTATCAAATGCGTTTCGTAGGCGGTTTGCTTTATATTTCAGGAGCTATATTGATGGCGGTGAATGTTGTCGCTACAGTGAGACAGGGTTCATTCCAAAAAGAAGTACCTGCTGAAGCTCCGGCTTTAGGAAATGTAGGTAAAAAGAGAAAAGAAGGCGAAGGCTACCACCTTTGGTTGGAGAGAACTCCGCTGATTATGGGTATCCTGTCGTTTGTAGCAGTTGCAATTGGTGGTCTGGTAGAAATAGTACCAACGCTGGCCATTAAAGATAACGTTCCTACGATATCGGCCGTGAAACCATACTCTCCACTCGAACTTGAAGGTCGGGACCTTTATATCCGTGAGGGCTGTAATGCATGTCACTCGCAAATGATTCGTCCTTTCCGTGACGAGGTTGTTAGATTCAACGGTAAAAACGGACAGTATTCCAAAGCTGGTGAATTTGTTTACGACAGACCATTCCTTTGGGGATCTAAAAGAACCGGACCGGATTTGCACAGACAGGGTGGTAAAAACCCAAGTTCATGGCATTATAAGCACATGCTGAACCCAAGAGTTACATCTGCCGGCTCTATTATGCCAAGATATCCATGGTTAATTTCAAACGATCTGGACCGAAGCAAAATGGTTGCAAAGGTAGAATTGATGAAAAACGCGTTCGACGTTCCTTATACAAAGGCTCAGATCGATTCTGCGGATCAGTGGGCAGACAATCAGGCGGCACTTATCGTGAGCCAGATCTATTCTGAAGCTGCCGATGTGAAGAAAGCGTATGCAGACAAAAAAGCTGCTGAAGGCGAAAACTTTACACCATTGGAAAAGAAAGAAATTGTTGCACTGATCGCTTACCTGCAAAGGTTAGGAACAGACATCAAGACCACTGAAATAAAAACCGCAAGCACGCAGTAA
- a CDS encoding D-3-phosphoglycerate dehydrogenase produces MMKILQLDKNHPLIVQQLAARGFRIDEDFSSSYDEILNKIENYDGIILRSRIPIDRRFIEHAKNLKFIARVGAGLENIDVEFAERNNIRVISSPEGNRDAVAEHVLGMLLILMHRLLISSHEVKNGIWRREENRGDELLGKTFGIIGYGNMGRAVAKRLSGFGVKVIFYDILPNLSDEFAEQVSLHTLQNEADVLSLHLPEAPQTRHFINEEFISSMKKDFYFINTARGKNVLTADLITYLKSGKIKGACLDVLEYEKASFEKIETENQDLKYLLSCEKVIITPHIAGWTTQSKEKLAQVIVDKIIAAFPVR; encoded by the coding sequence TTGATGAAAATCCTTCAGCTCGATAAAAATCATCCGCTCATTGTGCAGCAACTCGCTGCGCGCGGTTTTAGGATTGATGAAGATTTCAGTTCCAGCTATGACGAAATATTAAATAAAATTGAAAATTACGACGGCATTATTCTGCGCAGCCGGATCCCGATTGACCGTAGGTTCATCGAACACGCAAAAAATCTCAAATTCATCGCACGCGTAGGCGCGGGTCTCGAAAATATAGATGTAGAGTTCGCGGAACGGAACAACATCCGTGTGATCAGTTCGCCGGAAGGAAACCGCGATGCAGTGGCTGAACATGTCTTGGGTATGCTACTCATTCTTATGCACAGGCTTTTAATCTCGTCACACGAGGTGAAGAACGGCATTTGGCGTCGCGAAGAAAACCGCGGTGACGAACTTTTGGGCAAAACATTTGGAATTATCGGGTACGGAAATATGGGCAGAGCCGTCGCTAAAAGGCTCTCGGGCTTCGGTGTTAAAGTGATTTTCTACGACATCCTGCCCAATCTTTCTGATGAATTTGCTGAGCAGGTTTCACTCCATACTTTACAGAATGAAGCGGATGTCTTGAGTTTACATCTGCCTGAAGCTCCGCAGACGCGCCATTTCATCAACGAAGAATTTATTTCGTCAATGAAGAAGGATTTTTATTTCATCAACACGGCCCGCGGAAAAAATGTACTTACGGCAGACCTCATTACATATTTAAAATCAGGAAAGATAAAAGGTGCCTGTTTGGATGTGCTTGAATATGAGAAGGCTTCATTCGAAAAAATTGAGACCGAAAACCAGGATTTAAAGTATCTGCTGTCGTGCGAGAAAGTGATCATTACGCCGCATATCGCCGGCTGGACCACCCAAAGCAAAGAAAAACTTGCGCAGGTTATTGTTGATAAAATTATCGCCGCATTTCCGGTGCGTTAA
- a CDS encoding 3-methyl-2-oxobutanoate hydroxymethyltransferase, which translates to MSVHSEIKKITTETLRKMKFDKEKITMLTAYDFTTAKMVDAGGVDSILIGDSAANVMAGFETTLPITLDQMIYHTQCVVRGVERALVVADLPFGSYQSNSEKALESAVRMMKEGGAHAIKVEGGIEIEKSIKKIINAGIPVMGHLGLTPQSIYQFGTYKVRAKEDAEAEKLLKDAKLLEELGCFAVVLEKIPADLAKLVSESISIPTIGIGAGPDCDGQVLVYHDMVGMNKGFSPKFLRRYLDLYTEITGAVSQYVKDVKSADFPNQNESY; encoded by the coding sequence ATGTCTGTACATTCAGAAATAAAAAAAATTACCACCGAGACTTTGCGGAAAATGAAATTCGACAAAGAGAAAATCACAATGCTTACGGCATATGATTTCACAACTGCAAAAATGGTGGATGCAGGCGGAGTAGACAGTATCCTAATCGGCGATTCGGCAGCCAATGTGATGGCGGGTTTCGAGACGACGCTTCCTATCACGCTTGATCAGATGATTTATCATACCCAATGTGTGGTACGCGGTGTGGAACGGGCGCTTGTCGTGGCTGATTTACCATTTGGGTCTTATCAGAGTAATTCTGAAAAAGCACTCGAATCAGCGGTGAGAATGATGAAGGAAGGTGGTGCCCACGCAATTAAAGTTGAAGGCGGTATCGAAATTGAAAAATCAATTAAAAAAATCATCAACGCGGGGATTCCCGTTATGGGCCATCTCGGACTTACGCCGCAGTCGATTTATCAGTTCGGCACGTATAAAGTACGCGCAAAAGAAGACGCCGAAGCTGAAAAATTATTGAAAGATGCCAAGCTGCTGGAAGAGCTCGGATGTTTTGCGGTAGTCCTGGAAAAAATTCCTGCCGATCTGGCAAAGCTGGTTTCTGAAAGTATTTCAATTCCTACAATCGGCATTGGCGCGGGCCCCGATTGCGACGGGCAGGTGCTCGTTTACCACGATATGGTAGGCATGAACAAAGGCTTTTCGCCAAAATTTTTAAGAAGATATCTCGATTTATACACCGAAATTACCGGCGCCGTTTCGCAATATGTGAAAGACGTAAAATCTGCTGATTTCCCCAACCAAAACGAAAGTTACTAA
- a CDS encoding transcriptional regulator, Crp/Fnr family, whose protein sequence is MSLEKQKLIEENLKKVFNDESFKEMLSEEDFAHYISVKQQLKFRKGETIFEDGGTPNGVYFLNKGTAKLSKQGVYGKEHILRFIAEGDLIGYRSLLCGEQFQARAEAMTDVEAIFLPSDVFLHLLEVGPRLSFVMLQKIAFELGESSNTVTVLAQKTVRERLAEILLLLEQKLGTDPEGFIKITLTREEIANLVGTATESAIRLISEFKQDGLIEADGRSLKILNREKLIKLGHVTL, encoded by the coding sequence ATGTCGCTGGAGAAACAAAAGCTTATTGAAGAAAATCTTAAAAAAGTATTTAATGACGAATCTTTTAAGGAAATGCTATCTGAGGAAGATTTTGCCCACTATATTTCGGTAAAACAGCAGCTGAAATTCCGAAAAGGAGAAACGATCTTTGAGGACGGTGGAACGCCAAACGGCGTTTATTTTTTGAATAAAGGAACCGCCAAACTCTCAAAACAGGGCGTATATGGAAAGGAGCATATTTTACGCTTCATTGCTGAAGGAGACCTTATCGGGTACCGTTCGTTGCTGTGTGGAGAGCAGTTTCAGGCAAGAGCCGAAGCGATGACTGACGTGGAAGCCATATTTTTGCCGTCTGATGTCTTCCTGCATTTGCTCGAAGTAGGCCCACGCCTCTCGTTTGTGATGTTGCAGAAGATCGCTTTCGAACTCGGAGAATCCTCCAATACGGTAACTGTACTTGCACAGAAAACAGTCCGCGAAAGATTAGCGGAAATCCTGCTTTTACTTGAGCAGAAACTCGGCACAGATCCTGAAGGCTTCATTAAGATTACCCTCACGCGCGAAGAAATTGCGAACCTTGTAGGCACCGCTACTGAAAGTGCAATCAGGCTGATTTCCGAATTTAAACAGGACGGTCTTATCGAGGCGGACGGACGCAGCCTTAAAATACTGAACCGCGAAAAACTTATCAAACTGGGACACGTTACTTTATAA